In Brevundimonas sp. SGAir0440, one DNA window encodes the following:
- a CDS encoding autotransporter assembly complex family protein, with protein MTFRPTLLVALAAFSACAHAAAAEPRAQIRGDMDGDLRRALERAVGEVDGAPASRFEARRRAESAVTSATALLRSEGYYQPVVEDIVEGEETPIAVVSVEPGRRFLLTDPTIQWADPAPEPQAADKAKDAIALKAGDPGRAADVISGEGRAVAALVRDGYADAKANPRRVVVDHAAFTVAPEYRIASGALVRLDGVRLTSQGRTNPAWVAGLAPWNEGDRYDPELVAELERRLLDTGVYDGVSVALSPLDQITADGHRPVVVSLQDRPRRVLEAGATWSTAEGAGVDVIQTRYNRFGRADTLRLEARLADIDSRIGADLSLPHWRRPGRTLKLGAAVVNEDTDAYLRTAVVLYADLQQRIGKTSYFNYGIGLDAGRYSETRYDFTTLPPQRVTFDRDLAIITARTSAYIDRSNDPLNPTKGWRVNLAVQPTAVTGESNILFLRTETQATAYFPVAGDRTILAGRMKIGSIVGGSELNVPADRLFYSGGGGSVRGYSYQNVNPQLPDGTPRGGLSLFETSFEVRQSIGQSFQAVAFVDAGSVGFQETPNLTNMRYGAGVGVRYMLPFGPIRADVAMPLNKREGDSAFQIYISIGQAF; from the coding sequence TTGACGTTCAGGCCTACTCTGCTGGTCGCCCTCGCGGCGTTTTCGGCCTGCGCCCATGCAGCGGCGGCGGAACCCCGCGCGCAGATCCGGGGCGACATGGACGGCGATCTGCGGCGGGCGCTGGAGCGGGCCGTGGGCGAGGTGGACGGCGCGCCGGCCAGCCGCTTCGAGGCGCGTCGCCGCGCCGAGAGCGCCGTGACCTCGGCGACCGCCCTGCTGCGGTCCGAAGGCTACTATCAACCGGTCGTCGAAGACATCGTCGAGGGCGAGGAGACGCCGATCGCGGTGGTCTCGGTCGAACCGGGGCGCCGTTTCCTGCTGACCGATCCGACGATCCAGTGGGCTGATCCCGCGCCGGAGCCCCAAGCGGCGGACAAGGCCAAAGACGCCATTGCCCTGAAGGCCGGCGATCCGGGGCGGGCAGCGGACGTCATATCCGGCGAAGGTCGGGCCGTGGCGGCGTTGGTGCGTGACGGCTATGCCGACGCCAAGGCCAATCCGCGCCGTGTCGTGGTGGATCACGCGGCCTTCACCGTCGCGCCCGAGTATCGCATCGCCTCCGGCGCGCTGGTGCGTCTGGACGGCGTGCGTCTGACCAGCCAGGGCCGCACCAATCCCGCATGGGTCGCGGGCCTGGCGCCGTGGAACGAGGGCGATCGCTACGATCCCGAACTGGTCGCGGAGCTGGAACGCCGCCTGCTGGACACCGGCGTCTATGACGGCGTCAGCGTCGCGCTGTCGCCGCTGGACCAGATCACCGCCGACGGTCATCGCCCGGTTGTGGTCAGCCTGCAGGATCGACCGCGTCGCGTGCTGGAGGCCGGCGCCACCTGGTCGACGGCGGAGGGCGCGGGCGTGGACGTGATCCAGACCCGCTACAATCGCTTCGGCCGCGCCGATACCTTGAGGCTGGAGGCGCGACTGGCCGACATCGACAGCCGGATCGGCGCCGACCTGTCTCTGCCCCACTGGCGTCGGCCCGGCCGGACGCTGAAGCTGGGCGCGGCGGTCGTCAACGAAGACACCGACGCCTATCTGCGCACCGCCGTGGTTCTGTACGCCGACCTGCAACAGCGGATCGGCAAGACCTCCTATTTCAACTACGGGATCGGGCTGGACGCCGGGCGCTACAGCGAGACCCGCTACGACTTCACCACCCTGCCGCCGCAGCGCGTGACCTTCGACCGCGATCTGGCGATCATCACCGCGCGGACCAGCGCCTACATCGATCGCTCCAACGATCCGCTGAACCCGACCAAAGGCTGGCGGGTCAATCTGGCGGTTCAGCCGACGGCGGTGACCGGCGAGAGCAACATCCTGTTTCTGCGCACCGAAACGCAGGCCACCGCCTACTTCCCCGTCGCGGGTGATCGCACCATCCTGGCCGGGCGCATGAAGATCGGCTCCATCGTCGGCGGCAGCGAGCTGAACGTGCCGGCCGACCGTCTGTTCTATTCCGGCGGCGGGGGTTCGGTGCGGGGCTATTCGTACCAGAACGTCAATCCGCAGCTGCCGGACGGCACGCCGCGGGGCGGTCTGTCGTTGTTCGAAACCTCATTCGAGGTGCGCCAGTCGATCGGTCAGAGCTTCCAAGCCGTCGCCTTTGTCGACGCCGGCTCCGTGGGCTTCCAGGAGACGCCCAACCTGACCAACATGCGCTACGGCGCAGGCGTGGGCGTGCGCTACATGCTGCCGTTCGGACCGATCCGGGCGGATGTCGCCATGCCTCTCAACAAGCGTGAGGGCGACTCGGCCTTCCAGATCTACATCAGCATCGGGCAGGCGTTTTGA
- a CDS encoding translocation/assembly module TamB domain-containing protein: protein MTDTPPEATPEHATTPAKAARPAKPRRGLIKRIALGVGVVLAGLLVLIAAALVGGRYYIASDGGRDLVLQRLQDLKISRYGRLKVYGLKGDLLSDFTIDRITLADSQGIWLEANNLSMDWSYLALLGRSFHANDIKAETIRVLRRPVVEPPTGEPPSPQPISVRIDKFAANIELMEGFSKEYGRWSLSGNASLPRAGAKSATVNADSLNRPGDFLRLAATFGGKLEDTRLNLRANEAQGGPLAGALGYSPDQPFSAVAVLNADVVNARVQTGQFVPLIVQGHFGDKGSRVAGFADFSNSDLLAPFVTKIGRTARFGFAMVPTPDKASQGVAWKLISDNVQSEARGLIRNSDRSSPDGISLNIQTASLSRLVGSDVAGPAAYSGLFKGDAQTWTLDGQVTLLNANVASYRATRIAGPLNVAVKHGRIDLDGDIRANGGSGEGIIGGLLGPAPRVQMKAARMKDGAILLTKVDLQGQGLTLNGSGSRYLLGGMNFRGEAQLTDARRVLPDARGAFGGPIRASSARTGAPWVLNFDGRGRNLTVGLDELDRLLGKTPRLQLAGKLNGGRIEVERGELTGAAGRAGAKGIIETAGKLRLALDWNARGPFAAGPVEIGGDMNGRGALTGTLAQPRVDLTAGFQQVTAGALTLNNADLTLSFRKGADASDGRISVVSGSNYGPARASGNFFLGGKRIRLSDLDVDAGGVTARGAIALSDSIPSSADLTFSARAGAFLASGEANGRVRLTDGGGSDSAILDVSGRNVRLAGQSWIIRKLDLDGRGTLNNLPFTLALDVGGPNPAQFNGTGVYSRQNTTHGLTLRGGGRVREVAFTTRSPASITLNGATRTAHLDLGVGGGVLLADLRQDARGAAIQADLTRVDLGSISPELRGSVTGQVALRGAGSDLSGTANIALQNVRSIDAPRGLAVDGRVDATLAGDRLSIKATAVDEGAVQASADVVLPVEASAAPLRLAIARTREMSGRVSINGQIQPIWDLFLGGDRSLAGQVAGQATIGGTLIAPRLNGRFDLSQGSYRENAVGLVLSDLTLRTRFDDTAAQIETFTANDGKGGTVSGQGRIGLRQGSGSNAQLMLNRFRVIDNDIAEARASGPVTIVRGADGNIQLGGRIDIDEAKIEPELPGATGIVSMDVVEINRPGGDPEETEQKARGPQIGMDIVLRSSGGKVRVNGRGLNVILDVNARVRGTIAQPQLTGTANVVRGDYEFAGKRFVFDDTGRVTLSTDPKQIRLNLAATREDAALTASINVTGTAAEPKIALTSTPSLPQDEILSQVLFGRSASQLSAFEAAQLAAGVAALAGGGGFDVIGNLRELAGLDRLSFGGDASAVTVAGGRYITDDVYLEVIGGGQNGAAVKVEWQPRRNVAIASQFGGQGQTSLSIRWRHESREAGDRRPNRGGRNR, encoded by the coding sequence TTGACCGATACACCGCCCGAAGCCACACCTGAACACGCGACGACGCCGGCCAAGGCCGCGCGGCCCGCAAAGCCGCGTCGCGGGCTGATCAAACGTATCGCCCTGGGCGTGGGCGTCGTGCTGGCCGGACTGCTGGTGCTGATCGCCGCCGCCCTTGTCGGAGGGCGTTACTACATCGCCTCGGACGGCGGTCGCGACTTGGTGCTGCAACGGCTTCAGGACCTGAAGATCAGCCGCTACGGCCGGCTGAAGGTCTATGGGCTGAAAGGCGATCTGCTCAGCGACTTCACCATCGACCGCATCACATTGGCCGACAGTCAGGGCATCTGGCTGGAGGCGAACAACCTCAGCATGGACTGGTCTTATCTGGCCCTGCTGGGCCGCAGCTTCCATGCAAACGACATCAAGGCCGAGACCATTCGCGTCCTGCGTCGGCCCGTGGTCGAGCCGCCCACCGGCGAACCGCCCAGCCCCCAGCCGATCTCGGTTCGCATCGACAAGTTCGCGGCCAATATCGAACTGATGGAAGGTTTCTCCAAGGAATACGGCCGCTGGAGCCTGTCGGGGAACGCCAGCTTGCCGCGCGCCGGGGCCAAGAGCGCGACGGTCAACGCCGACAGCCTGAACCGACCAGGCGACTTCCTGCGTCTGGCGGCGACCTTCGGCGGCAAACTCGAAGACACGCGTCTGAACCTGCGCGCCAATGAGGCCCAGGGCGGACCGCTGGCCGGCGCCTTGGGCTATTCGCCGGATCAGCCGTTCTCGGCGGTCGCGGTTCTGAACGCGGATGTCGTCAATGCGCGGGTCCAGACGGGACAGTTCGTCCCCCTGATCGTCCAGGGCCATTTCGGCGACAAGGGCTCGCGCGTGGCGGGCTTCGCCGACTTCAGCAACTCCGATTTGCTGGCGCCCTTCGTCACAAAGATCGGTCGTACTGCACGGTTCGGCTTCGCCATGGTCCCGACGCCGGACAAGGCCAGCCAGGGCGTGGCGTGGAAGCTGATTTCCGACAACGTCCAATCAGAGGCGCGCGGCCTGATCCGCAACTCCGATCGCAGCTCACCCGACGGGATCAGCCTCAACATTCAGACGGCCTCGCTGAGCCGGCTGGTCGGGTCCGATGTGGCCGGACCAGCGGCCTATTCCGGCCTGTTCAAGGGCGACGCCCAGACCTGGACGCTGGACGGCCAGGTCACCCTGCTGAACGCCAATGTCGCCAGCTATCGCGCCACGCGCATCGCCGGACCGCTGAACGTCGCGGTCAAGCACGGCCGCATCGATCTGGACGGCGACATTCGCGCCAACGGCGGATCAGGCGAAGGCATCATCGGCGGTCTCCTGGGGCCGGCCCCGCGCGTGCAGATGAAGGCGGCGCGGATGAAGGACGGCGCCATCCTGCTGACAAAGGTTGATCTGCAGGGCCAGGGCCTGACGCTGAACGGCTCGGGCTCGCGCTATCTGCTGGGCGGGATGAACTTCCGCGGCGAGGCGCAACTGACCGACGCCAGGCGCGTGCTGCCCGACGCGCGCGGCGCCTTCGGCGGTCCGATCCGGGCCTCGTCGGCGCGGACCGGCGCGCCGTGGGTGCTGAACTTCGACGGACGGGGCCGCAATCTGACGGTGGGTCTGGACGAACTGGATCGCCTGCTCGGCAAGACGCCGCGCCTGCAACTGGCCGGCAAGCTGAACGGCGGACGCATCGAGGTCGAGCGCGGCGAACTGACCGGCGCGGCCGGGCGCGCGGGGGCCAAGGGCATCATTGAAACCGCCGGCAAGCTGAGGCTGGCGCTGGACTGGAACGCGCGCGGTCCGTTCGCGGCCGGGCCGGTCGAGATCGGCGGCGACATGAACGGACGCGGCGCCCTGACCGGCACCCTGGCCCAGCCGCGCGTCGATCTGACCGCCGGCTTCCAGCAAGTGACGGCCGGCGCTCTGACGCTGAACAACGCCGACCTGACGCTGAGCTTCCGCAAGGGCGCGGATGCGTCGGACGGCCGGATTTCGGTGGTCAGCGGCTCGAACTATGGTCCGGCGCGCGCCTCGGGCAACTTCTTCCTGGGCGGGAAGCGCATACGGCTCAGCGATCTGGACGTGGATGCCGGCGGCGTGACGGCCAGGGGCGCCATCGCCCTGTCCGACAGCATTCCCTCCAGCGCAGACCTGACCTTCTCGGCGCGCGCTGGGGCCTTCCTGGCCTCGGGCGAAGCCAACGGACGGGTGCGGCTGACCGACGGCGGCGGATCGGACAGCGCCATTCTGGACGTCAGCGGCCGCAATGTCCGGCTGGCGGGTCAGAGCTGGATCATTCGCAAGCTGGATCTGGACGGGCGCGGCACCCTCAACAACCTGCCTTTCACCCTGGCGCTGGACGTGGGCGGCCCAAACCCGGCCCAGTTTAACGGCACGGGCGTCTATTCCCGGCAGAACACGACCCACGGCCTGACGCTGCGCGGCGGCGGACGGGTGCGCGAGGTGGCGTTCACGACCCGCAGCCCGGCCTCGATCACTCTGAACGGGGCCACCCGCACTGCGCATCTGGATCTGGGCGTGGGCGGCGGCGTGCTGCTGGCCGACCTCCGTCAGGATGCGCGCGGCGCGGCGATCCAGGCCGACCTGACGCGGGTCGATCTGGGCTCGATCTCTCCCGAACTGCGCGGCAGCGTGACGGGTCAGGTCGCCCTGCGCGGCGCCGGCAGCGATCTGTCGGGCACGGCCAATATTGCGCTCCAGAACGTGCGCAGCATCGATGCGCCGCGCGGCCTGGCCGTCGATGGACGGGTGGACGCGACCCTGGCGGGCGACCGGCTGAGCATCAAGGCGACGGCGGTCGACGAGGGCGCGGTTCAGGCCTCGGCTGACGTCGTCCTGCCGGTCGAGGCCTCGGCCGCGCCGCTGCGGCTGGCCATCGCCCGGACACGCGAGATGTCGGGCCGGGTGTCGATCAACGGTCAGATTCAGCCGATCTGGGACCTATTCCTGGGCGGCGACCGCAGTCTGGCGGGTCAGGTGGCGGGTCAGGCGACGATCGGCGGGACGCTGATCGCACCGCGCCTGAATGGCCGGTTCGATCTGAGCCAAGGCTCCTATCGCGAGAATGCGGTCGGTCTGGTGCTCAGCGACCTGACACTGCGGACCCGGTTCGATGACACAGCCGCCCAGATCGAGACCTTCACGGCCAACGACGGCAAGGGCGGCACGGTGTCCGGCCAAGGCCGCATCGGTCTGCGCCAGGGCTCCGGATCGAATGCGCAACTGATGCTGAACCGCTTCCGGGTCATCGACAACGATATCGCCGAAGCGCGCGCCTCGGGCCCGGTCACCATCGTGCGCGGCGCCGACGGCAATATCCAGTTGGGCGGCCGCATCGACATCGACGAGGCCAAGATTGAGCCGGAACTGCCCGGCGCGACCGGCATCGTCTCGATGGATGTGGTCGAGATCAATCGTCCCGGCGGCGATCCGGAGGAGACCGAGCAGAAGGCGCGCGGCCCGCAGATCGGCATGGACATCGTCCTGCGTTCCAGCGGCGGCAAGGTGCGGGTCAACGGTCGCGGCCTGAACGTGATCCTGGACGTGAACGCCCGGGTGCGCGGCACCATCGCCCAGCCGCAACTGACCGGCACGGCCAATGTGGTGCGCGGGGATTATGAGTTCGCGGGCAAGCGGTTCGTGTTCGATGACACCGGACGCGTCACCCTGTCGACCGATCCCAAGCAGATCCGTCTGAACCTGGCGGCGACGCGCGAGGACGCGGCCCTGACCGCATCGATCAACGTCACCGGAACGGCCGCCGAACCCAAGATCGCCCTGACCTCGACCCCGTCCCTGCCCCAGGACGAAATCCTGTCGCAGGTGCTGTTCGGACGTTCGGCGTCACAGCTGTCGGCCTTCGAGGCGGCGCAGCTGGCGGCCGGGGTCGCGGCCCTGGCGGGCGGCGGCGGGTTCGACGTGATCGGCAACCTGCGCGAACTGGCGGGTCTGGACCGGCTGTCGTTCGGCGGCGACGCGTCTGCGGTCACCGTTGCGGGCGGTCGCTACATCACCGACGACGTCTATCTGGAGGTCATCGGCGGCGGGCAGAACGGTGCGGCGGTCAAGGTCGAATGGCAGCCTCGGCGCAACGTCGCCATCGCCTCGCAGTTCGGCGGCCAGGGCCAGACCAGCCTGTCGATCCGCTGGCGTCACGAAAGCCGCGAGGCGGGCGACCGCCGTCCGAACCGGGGTGGTCGCAACCGCTAG